A genomic stretch from Malus domestica chromosome 15, GDT2T_hap1 includes:
- the LOC103400043 gene encoding uncharacterized methyltransferase At2g41040, chloroplastic-like isoform X2: protein MASSSLHQATETGNASSLLTFQPETQISGDGIELLACPVCYEPLIRKGPPGLNLQAIFRSAFECKICHKLYNSSSKSKEKDIYLDLTVSGGLREYIAPNPAGTDFFRYRLVSFLYERGWRQYFGQSGFPGPDQEFKMAMDYFQSATDQGEGGGSGGVVVDVSCGSGLFSRRFAKSGVFAGVVALDFSESMLRQCYNFLKADPASLFATNLGLVRADVSRLPFASGSVDAVHAGAALHCWPSPSNAVAEITRILRSGAIFVGTTFLRSSPYTPWIFKPFREMSRSSNSYLTEREIEDLCRSCGLTNYSSKVQQSFIMFSARKPAV from the exons ATGGCTTCTTCGTCTCTTCACCAAGCAACGGAAACCGGAAATGCAAGCTCCCTACTTACTTTCCAACCCGAAACACAAATCTCCGGCGATGGCATTGAGCTGTTAGCATGCCCTGTGTGCTACGAACCGCTCATCCGAAAAGGCCCCCCCGGTCTCAACCT gCAAGCAATATTTAGGTCGGCTTTCGAGTGCAAGATATGCCACAAGTTGTATAACAGCAGTAGTAAGAGCAAAGAGAAAGACATTTACCTGGATCTTACTGTTAGCGGTGGATTGAGGGAGTACATTGCGCCCAATCCAGCCGGGACTGACTTCTTCAGATATCGCCTCGTTTCCTTCTTGTACGAAAGAGGTTGGCGTCAGTATTTTGGCCAAAGCGGCTTCCCTGGACCTGATCAAGAG TTTAAAATGGCTATGGACTACTTTCAATCCGCTACTGATCAAGGTGAAGGTGGCGGTAGTGGTGGTGTAGTTGTGGATGTAAGCTGTGGGAGCGGTTTATTTTCCAGAAGATTTGCCAAATCCGGGGTCTTTGCTGGAGTAGTGGCGCTCGATTTTTCTGAGAGTATGCTTCGCCAGTGTTACAATTTTCTGAAGGCAGATCCTGCTTCCCTTTTTGCTAC CAATCTTGGTCTAGTGAGGGCAGATGTTTCTAGGCTTCCATTTGCATCAGGTTCTGTTGATGCTGTCCACGCCGGCGCTGCATTGCATTGCTGGCCGTCTCCATCCAACGCC GTTGCTGAAATCACTCGTATATTACGCAGTGGCGCCATCTTTGTGGGAACGACTTTTCTGCGTTCTAGTCCTTATACTCCATGGATATTCAAGCCTTTTAGGGAG ATGTCACGGAGCTCCAATAGCTATTTAacggagagagagattgaggacTTGTGTAGATCATGCGGTCTCACCAACTACTCGAGCAAAGTTCAGCAATCCTTCATCATGTTTTCTGCTCGGAAACCGGCTGTGTAG
- the LOC103400048 gene encoding protein RGF1 INDUCIBLE TRANSCRIPTION FACTOR 1 isoform X1: MGIQKPAWLEALYTEKFFAGCSFHETAKKNEKNICCLDCCISICPHCLPSHRFHRLLQIRRYVYHDVVRLEDLQKLIDCSNVQAYTINSAKVVFIKKRPQNRQFKGSGNYCTSCDRSLQEPYIHCSLGCKVDYVLKFKKDLSPYLKTCQSLQLSPDFLVPLSDMGDEEITSDQTNPHSTIVDLDDPMSSSSSSGSETMSMTMHMAYMHHDVVRKKRSGLNYASLCGRSAHKVSDEDMATSMISRRKRIPHRSPLC; this comes from the exons ATG GGAATTCAGAAGCCTGCATGGTTGGAAGCCCTCTACACTGAGAAGTTCTTCGCCGGCTGCTCATTCCACGAAACTGCGAAAAAGAACGAAAAAAACATCTGCTGTTTGGATTGTTGCATCAGCATATGCCCCCATTGTCTTCCCTCCCATCGATTCCACAGGCTCCTTCAAATTCGCCGCTATGTCTACCATGACGTTGTCCGATTGGAAGATCTTCAGAAGCTCATCGACTGCTCCAACGTTCAG GCATATACAATCAATAGTGCCAAAGTAGTGTTCATCAAGAAAAGACCTCAAAATCGGCAATTCAAGGGTTCCGGAAACTACTGCACATCGTGTGACAGAAGTCTTCAAGAGCCTTATATCCATTGCTCTCTCGGGTGCAAG GTGGATTACGTGCTTAAATTCAAGAAAGATCTCTCTCCTTACTTGAAAACATGCCAGTCCCTTCAACTGAGTCCTGACTTCTTAGTTCCACTTTCCGATATGGGAGACGAGGAGATAACCAGTGATCAGACCAACCCTCATTCCACAATTGTGGACCTCGATGACCCGATGAGCTCGTCATCATCATCTGGGTCTGAGACCATGAGCATGACCATGCACATGGCGTACATGCATCATGATGTCGTCAGGAAAAAGAGAAGCGGGCTTAATTACGCGTCGTTATGTGGAAGATCGGCTCATAAAGTTTCCGACGAGGACATGGCCACAAGCATGATTAGTAGAAGAAAACGCATTCCTCATAGATCTCCTTTGTGTTAG
- the LOC103400048 gene encoding protein RGF1 INDUCIBLE TRANSCRIPTION FACTOR 1 isoform X2, with protein MKPAWLEALYTEKFFAGCSFHETAKKNEKNICCLDCCISICPHCLPSHRFHRLLQIRRYVYHDVVRLEDLQKLIDCSNVQAYTINSAKVVFIKKRPQNRQFKGSGNYCTSCDRSLQEPYIHCSLGCKVDYVLKFKKDLSPYLKTCQSLQLSPDFLVPLSDMGDEEITSDQTNPHSTIVDLDDPMSSSSSSGSETMSMTMHMAYMHHDVVRKKRSGLNYASLCGRSAHKVSDEDMATSMISRRKRIPHRSPLC; from the exons ATG AAGCCTGCATGGTTGGAAGCCCTCTACACTGAGAAGTTCTTCGCCGGCTGCTCATTCCACGAAACTGCGAAAAAGAACGAAAAAAACATCTGCTGTTTGGATTGTTGCATCAGCATATGCCCCCATTGTCTTCCCTCCCATCGATTCCACAGGCTCCTTCAAATTCGCCGCTATGTCTACCATGACGTTGTCCGATTGGAAGATCTTCAGAAGCTCATCGACTGCTCCAACGTTCAG GCATATACAATCAATAGTGCCAAAGTAGTGTTCATCAAGAAAAGACCTCAAAATCGGCAATTCAAGGGTTCCGGAAACTACTGCACATCGTGTGACAGAAGTCTTCAAGAGCCTTATATCCATTGCTCTCTCGGGTGCAAG GTGGATTACGTGCTTAAATTCAAGAAAGATCTCTCTCCTTACTTGAAAACATGCCAGTCCCTTCAACTGAGTCCTGACTTCTTAGTTCCACTTTCCGATATGGGAGACGAGGAGATAACCAGTGATCAGACCAACCCTCATTCCACAATTGTGGACCTCGATGACCCGATGAGCTCGTCATCATCATCTGGGTCTGAGACCATGAGCATGACCATGCACATGGCGTACATGCATCATGATGTCGTCAGGAAAAAGAGAAGCGGGCTTAATTACGCGTCGTTATGTGGAAGATCGGCTCATAAAGTTTCCGACGAGGACATGGCCACAAGCATGATTAGTAGAAGAAAACGCATTCCTCATAGATCTCCTTTGTGTTAG
- the LOC103400044 gene encoding uncharacterized methyltransferase At2g41040, chloroplastic-like isoform X1 codes for MATTPSSSTLHPLHQTFLSLSYPPLHHNTQFRPPHLCLTSRHSSHPIRATSTVTLQPERRSTAEEGQSSGVDLELLACPVCYEPLIRKGPPGLNLRAIYRSGFKCRKCDKSYSSKDIYLDLTVTAGLKEYVEVKPAGTELFRSPIVSFLYERGWRQNFNRRGFPGPDEEFKMAQDYFKSAEGGVLVDVSCGSGLFSRKFAKSGTYSGVVALDFSENMLRQSYEFFKRDPTLLDTNLALVRADVARLPFPSGSVDAVHAGAALHCWPSPSNAIAEITRILRSGAVFVGTTFLRYTPSTSWIPRQLREVLIWQRARQSYNYLTEEEIADLCTSCGLTNYTSNVQQSFIMFSAQKP; via the exons ATGGCGACGACACCCTCCTCCTCCACTCTCCACCCTCTCCACCAAACATTTCTATCCCTAAGCTACCCTCCCCTCCATCACAATACTCAATTCCGCCCTCCCCATCTCTGCCTCACCTCCCGCCATTCCTCCCACCCCATTCGCGCCACCTCCACCGTCACTCTCCAACCG GAGCGGCGGTCGACCGCCGAGGAAGGTCAAAGCTCCGGCGTTGACCTCGAGCTGCTAGCCTGCCCAGTATGCTACGAGCCGCTCATCCGGAAAGGCCCGCCGGGTCTCAACCT GCGAGCAATTTACAGGTCGGGGTTCAAGTGCAGGAAATGCGATAAGTCGTATTCGAGCAAAGACATTTACTTGGACCTTACTGTTACTGCTGGGTTGAAGGAGTACGTTGAGGTAAAACCGGCCGGGACCGAGTTGTTCCGGAGCCCTATTGTTTCCTTCTTGTATGAAAGGGGTTGGCGCCAGAATTTTAACCGCAGGGGATTTCCAGGTCCCGATGAAGAG TTTAAGATGGCTCAGGACTACTTTAAATCCGCCGAAGGCGGTGTTTTGGTGGATGTGAGCTGTGGGAGCGGCTTGTTTTCGAGGAAGTTTGCGAAATCCGGGACATATTCTGGAGTTGTTGCACTTGATTTTTCGGAGAACATGCTTCGGCAGAGTTATGAATTTTTTAAGAGAGATCCTACTCTTTTAGATAC TAATCTTGCCCTTGTGAGGGCGGATGTTGCTAGGCTTCCGTTCCCTTCGGGTTCAGTTGATGCTGTCCATGCTGGCGCAGCATTACATTGTTGGCCTTCTCCTTCCAATGCT ATTGCTGAAATAACTCGCATATTACGAAGTGGTGCTGTCTTTGTCGGAACCACTTTTCTGCGGTATACTCCATCTACTTCCTGGATACCCCGGCAACTCAGAGAG GTGTTAATATGGCAGAGGGCTCGTCAGAGCTATAACTATTTAACGGAGGAGGAGATTGCAGACTTGTGTACATCATGCGGTCTCACCAACTACACGAGCAACGTTCAACAATCCTTCATCATGTTTTCTGCTCAGAAACCTTAA
- the LOC103400043 gene encoding uncharacterized methyltransferase At2g41040, chloroplastic-like isoform X1, with translation MASSSLHQATETGNASSLLTFQPETQISGDGIELLACPVCYEPLIRKGPPGLNLQAIFRSAFECKICHKLYNSSSKSKEKDIYLDLTVSGGLREYIAPNPAGTDFFRYRLVSFLYERGWRQYFGQSGFPGPDQEFKMAMDYFQSATDQGEGGGSGGVVVDVSCGSGLFSRRFAKSGVFAGVVALDFSESMLRQCYNFLKADPASLFATNLGLVRADVSRLPFASGSVDAVHAGAALHCWPSPSNAVAEITRILRSGAIFVGTTFLRSSPYTPWIFKPFREKMSRSSNSYLTEREIEDLCRSCGLTNYSSKVQQSFIMFSARKPAV, from the exons ATGGCTTCTTCGTCTCTTCACCAAGCAACGGAAACCGGAAATGCAAGCTCCCTACTTACTTTCCAACCCGAAACACAAATCTCCGGCGATGGCATTGAGCTGTTAGCATGCCCTGTGTGCTACGAACCGCTCATCCGAAAAGGCCCCCCCGGTCTCAACCT gCAAGCAATATTTAGGTCGGCTTTCGAGTGCAAGATATGCCACAAGTTGTATAACAGCAGTAGTAAGAGCAAAGAGAAAGACATTTACCTGGATCTTACTGTTAGCGGTGGATTGAGGGAGTACATTGCGCCCAATCCAGCCGGGACTGACTTCTTCAGATATCGCCTCGTTTCCTTCTTGTACGAAAGAGGTTGGCGTCAGTATTTTGGCCAAAGCGGCTTCCCTGGACCTGATCAAGAG TTTAAAATGGCTATGGACTACTTTCAATCCGCTACTGATCAAGGTGAAGGTGGCGGTAGTGGTGGTGTAGTTGTGGATGTAAGCTGTGGGAGCGGTTTATTTTCCAGAAGATTTGCCAAATCCGGGGTCTTTGCTGGAGTAGTGGCGCTCGATTTTTCTGAGAGTATGCTTCGCCAGTGTTACAATTTTCTGAAGGCAGATCCTGCTTCCCTTTTTGCTAC CAATCTTGGTCTAGTGAGGGCAGATGTTTCTAGGCTTCCATTTGCATCAGGTTCTGTTGATGCTGTCCACGCCGGCGCTGCATTGCATTGCTGGCCGTCTCCATCCAACGCC GTTGCTGAAATCACTCGTATATTACGCAGTGGCGCCATCTTTGTGGGAACGACTTTTCTGCGTTCTAGTCCTTATACTCCATGGATATTCAAGCCTTTTAGGGAG AAGATGTCACGGAGCTCCAATAGCTATTTAacggagagagagattgaggacTTGTGTAGATCATGCGGTCTCACCAACTACTCGAGCAAAGTTCAGCAATCCTTCATCATGTTTTCTGCTCGGAAACCGGCTGTGTAG
- the LOC103400044 gene encoding uncharacterized methyltransferase At2g41040, chloroplastic-like isoform X2, protein MATTPSSSTLHPLHQTFLSLSYPPLHHNTQFRPPHLCLTSRHSSHPIRATSTVTLQPERRSTAEEGQSSGVDLELLACPVCYEPLIRKGPPGLNLRAIYRSGFKCRKCDKSYSSKDIYLDLTVTAGLKEYVEVKPAGTELFRSPIVSFLYERGWRQNFNRRGFPGPDEEFKMAQDYFKSAEGGVLVDVSCGSGLFSRKFAKSGTYSGVVALDFSENMLRQSYEFFKRDPTLLDTNLALVRADVARLPFPSGSVDAVHAGAALHCWPSPSNAIAEITRILRSGAVFVGTTFLRYTPSTSWIPRQLRERARQSYNYLTEEEIADLCTSCGLTNYTSNVQQSFIMFSAQKP, encoded by the exons ATGGCGACGACACCCTCCTCCTCCACTCTCCACCCTCTCCACCAAACATTTCTATCCCTAAGCTACCCTCCCCTCCATCACAATACTCAATTCCGCCCTCCCCATCTCTGCCTCACCTCCCGCCATTCCTCCCACCCCATTCGCGCCACCTCCACCGTCACTCTCCAACCG GAGCGGCGGTCGACCGCCGAGGAAGGTCAAAGCTCCGGCGTTGACCTCGAGCTGCTAGCCTGCCCAGTATGCTACGAGCCGCTCATCCGGAAAGGCCCGCCGGGTCTCAACCT GCGAGCAATTTACAGGTCGGGGTTCAAGTGCAGGAAATGCGATAAGTCGTATTCGAGCAAAGACATTTACTTGGACCTTACTGTTACTGCTGGGTTGAAGGAGTACGTTGAGGTAAAACCGGCCGGGACCGAGTTGTTCCGGAGCCCTATTGTTTCCTTCTTGTATGAAAGGGGTTGGCGCCAGAATTTTAACCGCAGGGGATTTCCAGGTCCCGATGAAGAG TTTAAGATGGCTCAGGACTACTTTAAATCCGCCGAAGGCGGTGTTTTGGTGGATGTGAGCTGTGGGAGCGGCTTGTTTTCGAGGAAGTTTGCGAAATCCGGGACATATTCTGGAGTTGTTGCACTTGATTTTTCGGAGAACATGCTTCGGCAGAGTTATGAATTTTTTAAGAGAGATCCTACTCTTTTAGATAC TAATCTTGCCCTTGTGAGGGCGGATGTTGCTAGGCTTCCGTTCCCTTCGGGTTCAGTTGATGCTGTCCATGCTGGCGCAGCATTACATTGTTGGCCTTCTCCTTCCAATGCT ATTGCTGAAATAACTCGCATATTACGAAGTGGTGCTGTCTTTGTCGGAACCACTTTTCTGCGGTATACTCCATCTACTTCCTGGATACCCCGGCAACTCAGAGAG AGGGCTCGTCAGAGCTATAACTATTTAACGGAGGAGGAGATTGCAGACTTGTGTACATCATGCGGTCTCACCAACTACACGAGCAACGTTCAACAATCCTTCATCATGTTTTCTGCTCAGAAACCTTAA